Below is a window of Bacteroidales bacterium DNA.
GTCATATGGGTCGAAAGTGAAAAAGGGAAAGGCAGTGCATTTCATTTTACGCTCCCTAAAGCGGGACATTCAACGGAATAGTTTAATAAAAAGGATTATCGTTGATACCTTATTGAAAAAATACTGATTATGAAAACCTATACCCAGCATTATTTCATAAAAGCCACACCTGAAGAAGTTTATACTGCCCTGACCAATCCCTTCACGCTTGAATTGTGGACCGGACATCCTGCAGTTATGGAAGAAAAAGAAGGCATTGAATTTTCCCTGTGGGATGGCGATATCGCAGGTAAAAACCTTGAATTTGAAAAGAACCGGAAAATAGTCCAGGAATGGTATTTTGGCGATCAGGAGAAGCCTTCAATTGTGACCATCCTCCTGATAAAAACCAAAAAAGGGACCAAGATCAAACTCACCCATGAAAACATCCCGGACATGGCTTATGAAAATATGAAAATGGGATGGGATGATTTCTATTTTGGCAACCTGAAAAGGTTTTTCGAATTCTAACCTTTTACTGCCCGATGAATGGCCAGTAATTTATTTAACAGCGCTTCAAGCTTGTCAAGTTGAAGCATATTGGCTCCGTCAGATTTGGCTTCATCGGGTTCGGGATGCGTTTCCATGAATATGCCGTCCACACCGGCAGCTATACCTGCTTTGGCAATGGTTTCGATCATCTCAGGCTGTCCCCCGCTTACTCCGGTAGATTGATTGGGCTGCTGAAGGCTGTGAGTAATATCCAGAACTACAGGCAAGTTCGTTTTCTGCATAATCGGGATGCTCCGCATATCTACAATCAAATCGGAATAGCCAAAGGAAGTGCCTCTTTCTGTAAGCAATACCCTTGAATTTCCGGAATCAATGACTTTCTGGGCCGCAAATTTCATGGCATACGGAGAAAGAAACTGCCCCTTTTTAATATTGATGGTAAGTCCCGTTTCAGCAGCGGCTACAAGCAGCTCGGTCTGACGGCATAAAAAGGCAGGAATTTGCAAAATATCTGCATACTTAGCAGCTTTTTCCGCCTCATCCGGTTTATGAATATCCGTTACAACCGGTACGCCATAGTGTTCTCTTATTCTGCCCAATATCTTCAATGCTTTTTCATCTCCTATACCCGTAAAGGAATCCAGTTTTGACCGGTTGGCCTTCCGGTAAGAAGCTTTAAAAACATAGGGTATCTGAAGTTTGTCGGTAATATCGGTGATATATTCGGCGATTCTGAAGGGGGTCTCTTCGTCTTCAATGACACATGGACCTGCCAGCAGAAAAAAGTTGCCTGAATCCAGGTATTTTAAATTTTCTATGTTGTACATCATTTAGTTTTTTTAATTTGGACAAGCTAAAACGGAAACACATTAAATTCGTTGAAAGCATCCTGTTTGGTTTTGGCTTGACCAAATTAGGTTAATACTTGTATTTATTCTTCCACCAGCTTTTTAAACGCTGGAGAATATCCTGTTCTTTCTTGTTGTT
It encodes the following:
- a CDS encoding SRPBCC domain-containing protein, whose translation is MKTYTQHYFIKATPEEVYTALTNPFTLELWTGHPAVMEEKEGIEFSLWDGDIAGKNLEFEKNRKIVQEWYFGDQEKPSIVTILLIKTKKGTKIKLTHENIPDMAYENMKMGWDDFYFGNLKRFFEF
- the kdsA gene encoding 3-deoxy-8-phosphooctulonate synthase — its product is MMYNIENLKYLDSGNFFLLAGPCVIEDEETPFRIAEYITDITDKLQIPYVFKASYRKANRSKLDSFTGIGDEKALKILGRIREHYGVPVVTDIHKPDEAEKAAKYADILQIPAFLCRQTELLVAAAETGLTINIKKGQFLSPYAMKFAAQKVIDSGNSRVLLTERGTSFGYSDLIVDMRSIPIMQKTNLPVVLDITHSLQQPNQSTGVSGGQPEMIETIAKAGIAAGVDGIFMETHPEPDEAKSDGANMLQLDKLEALLNKLLAIHRAVKG